The segment CTCGAGGGCCTTGTCGAACACCTTGCCCGCCGGGCCGACGAAGGGTTTCCCCGCGAGGTCTTCCTGGTCGCCCGGCTGTTCGCCGATGACGACGATGCGCGCATCCGCCGGCCCTTCGCCGAACACGGTCTGCGTCGCCGGCCGCCATAGCTCGCAGGCGCGGCAGTCTTTCGCCTGGCGGCGCAGCGCGGTGAGGCTGCCTTCCGGAGCGTCTTCCACGGCCTTCTGCAGTGGCGCCACCTTCTTCTTCGGCACCGTGGCTTCTTTCTCGACCATGGCCTGCATCCGCGGCAACGCATCGCGCACCAGGCCGGGGATCAGCGACGCCTCGGGCAGGTTCTTCCAGTACTTCACCGGCATCTCGCGGCGCATCGCGTCCACCTTCAACCGCGCGGGATTGAAGATGCTTGAGTAGTACGTGCGCCAGAGATCCTCCAGCGCGTCGCCCGACGGGGCATCCGCGCGGCTCGCCCCCGGCCCGAACGCCAGCGTCTCGCCATCCCAGTGCGCGGTGCGCGACGGTGTCAGCAGCGACCAGCGCATGCCCGTGAAGCGGCGAACGAAGAACGGTGCGACGCGGGTGACGATGTCGTGGTCCGGCTCGAACCAGGCGACGTAGACGGTGCCTTCGTCCACGGCCACTTCGCGGAAGCGGACGAAGGCCTTCATCTTGTGCATGTCGCGGTTCACCTGCTTCACGCAGGTGTGTGCCCAGGCCACGTCGTCATCCGTGGCGATCGCCAGCAGGCCCTTCTCGCCGTGGGTAAGCCGCCACAGCATGCGATAGAGCACGGCGTGCCGCCGCGGGTCCGAATGCGCCAACACGGTGTTCGCCAGGTTGAGGAAGTCGCGCGGTACCGCGGGGACGGGCGCATCGAGCGGTGGCGGCACGGCATCGTCACCGCCGAACAGGCTCATGCCTTCCCAGTCCACATCCACGGGCTCCACGCCGGCAAGCAGCAGCGCGCGTGCCTTGCCGCGCCATTCGCCCAGGTCACTGGAGTCGGCCAGGGTAACCCGCAGCATCAGCCGAACAGATCGGGCTGTGCCGGCTCGCGCAGGTCCTGGCGGAGCATGAAGCTTTCGCGGTCGCCGCGCGGACGGTGGTCCACCGTCTCCACGAACGGCGCCACCTTCTTCACCGGCACGCGCAGGCGGATGAGGTCCGCGTAGCGGATGCGCTTGAGCCCGCGCATGGCGATCATCTTGTCCACGGTTTTCACGCCGAGGCCGGGCACGCGCAAGAGCATGTCGCGCGA is part of the Luteibacter pinisoli genome and harbors:
- a CDS encoding UdgX family uracil-DNA binding protein (This protein belongs to the uracil DNA glycosylase superfamily, members of which act in excision repair of DNA. However, it belongs more specifically to UdgX branch, whose founding member was found to bind uracil in DNA (where it does not belong), without cleaving it, appears to promote DNA repair by a pathway involving RecA, rather than base excision.), with amino-acid sequence MLRVTLADSSDLGEWRGKARALLLAGVEPVDVDWEGMSLFGGDDAVPPPLDAPVPAVPRDFLNLANTVLAHSDPRRHAVLYRMLWRLTHGEKGLLAIATDDDVAWAHTCVKQVNRDMHKMKAFVRFREVAVDEGTVYVAWFEPDHDIVTRVAPFFVRRFTGMRWSLLTPSRTAHWDGETLAFGPGASRADAPSGDALEDLWRTYYSSIFNPARLKVDAMRREMPVKYWKNLPEASLIPGLVRDALPRMQAMVEKEATVPKKKVAPLQKAVEDAPEGSLTALRRQAKDCRACELWRPATQTVFGEGPADARIVVIGEQPGDQEDLAGKPFVGPAGKVFDKALEDAGVPREAMYVTNTVKHFKFEPRGKRRIHKRANADEQAACRPWLAAEIDRIQPVALVCLGAMAAQAVFGASFRLMAQRGQWITLPDGRRAMATVHPSYLLRLPGEAEREQAYAAFVEDLGRIREVLD